Part of the Pseudomonadota bacterium genome is shown below.
AGGGGTCGATGCTAGGACGCCGCTCGGCCCCGGCGCCACTTGGAAGGTCGCAACTGAGAACTGGGCCTCATGACGCATTTTCCTCGTGCACTGCAACCATTCCTAAGCGCCTGATCCTCCGAGAAGACTCACCACTCCTGATGCATCGCAACGAAGCACTTGGCGAACTGATTCGTCAGGTGGCGCGCACAGCAATGGGAACGATTGCGCCTTGCGCTGCCGCATACGCGCAACGGCCTACTGAGCCCGCGCCTCCTGCTCAACCGACCGAGCGCGAAGGCTCGTCTTCGAACAGCTCGACGGCCGGGTGCGCCTCGGCGTGGGTCTCCAGGGGCACGGCGTCGACGCCGCGCTGGCCTCGAGCCTCGCTGACGTGGCCACTGCTCGCCGCGATTTCCTGCACCACCTGCGAGACGCGCTTTATCGACGGCACGATCGCACCCAGCAACTGGCCCGCCTGTTCGGCCGTCGCCACGCTGTCGCGGGCGAGTTCACCGATGCCCTTGGAGGCGTCCTGACTGCGCTCGGCGAGCTTGCGCACTTCGCCGGCGACCACCGCGAAGCCCTTACCGTTGGTACCGGCTCGCGCCGCCTCGATCGCTGCATTCAACGCCAGCAGGTCCGTCTGCGAGGCGATCTCATCGACCACCGAAATCTTGGCAGCGATCTGCTGCATGGCCTGCACGGTGCTGGCCACCGCCTCGCTGCCAACCTGCGCCTCCGCGCTGGCGCCCTCTAGCGCCACGGCCGCCTCGCTGACCTCAGCCAGGAGTTCACCGAGCTTCTTGCAGCTCTCGTTGGCATCGGCGCGCACGTCTGCGTAGGCACCGCCCACCTGCAATTCGATTCGTTTACTGAGATCACCGGTCGACAGCCCGGCGAACACGTTGGCCACCTCACCCAGGAAGGCAGCGTTGTCGTCAAGAAAACGGTTGATGTCCGTGCACAAGGCGGCGATGTGACCGGTTTTGCCGTCCAGGGTGATGCGCTGGCGAAGGTCGCCGTGACGGGCAGCGTCGGTCACCCGCTGCGCCTCCTCCACGGCCGCTTCCAACATGCGCTGCGACATGACCTGCGCGGTCACGTCCGTAGCGAACTTGATAATCTTGTAAGGACGCCCGCTAGCATCCAGCACCGGGTTGTAGCTCGCCTGAATCCAGATCTCGCGTCCGTCCTTGGTGTAGCGCGCATAGCGCCCCGTGCTCAGCTCGCCCGTGGCGAGCTGCGGCCAGAAGTCGCGGTACTCCTGCGAGGCGGCGTAAGCGTCATCGACGAACATGCGATGGTGGCGTCCCTGAATCTCCTCCCGCGTGTAGCCTACGGCCGCCAGGAAGTTGTCATTGGCAGTCAGAATGGTGCCGTCGAGTTCGAACTCGATCACGGCCTGAACGCGATCCAGTGCCGCTAGGCGAGCGCTCTTGTCATCCCCTGCCCCGCCCCACAGGCGCCGGAGGAAGGCCGCCGCCCCACCCTTTTTCGGGGCAATCCCGTTGCTCATGCTGGTCACCGCTACAGTCACAGACCTCGAAAGGTACCGAAGCAAGCTGCTGACCAGGTGATAACGGAAGCACAGTCCGTCAGGCGCGGAGCCGTTGTGTGACGTGAGTCTACCGGGCCTGCGGCGCCACGCTCGACCTACGCGGCGCAATCGATCATGCAATGGCGTCAAGCGGACGCGAAATAGGCGTACCAGGCGATCAGCAACAGTAGGCGGGCAGCGACCGCGCCGCGCGTGAGCACAGCACCGAGCAGCGAAAAGACTGCCACCCCAATCGCGATACCTGCCATGTGTGGTAACAGGCGCGCAGAACCGGTCGCCACGGCCGACAGCAAGGCGGGAAGTTGCAGCACGCCTCCGAGCAGCAAGGCAGCGAGGAGAAAGCTGATCCGACCGCCTTGCGCTGCCACCAGCGTGGTATCCAGGAACGGCGGCAGATCGCCCCCCTCCCAGCGCGCAGCGGCCGCCGAGATGGGAAAGATCGTGAGCAGCAGCAGCGTGGGGCCGACGACTTCGCGGTACGGCAAGACCCACCCGCCGAGCGCCACCGCGATCAACGCCGCTGCGTACCACGTCGGACGCAGCAACAGCCGCCAATGACTGGACAGCAGATGCACGGGGATCAGGGTGGCCGCACAGGCCGGCGCGTAGGCGATCTGCTGCGTTGAGATAGGGCCGGGACTGGCAGGTGCGTCCGTGCCCGCGCGAACACGTTGGGGGGCCGCCAACAGGCCCGCCACCAGCGCGACCGACGCCGCCAACCCCAACCACGCCACCCGGGAGGCGATGAAGGCAACCGACAGGGTGCCCGCCAGCGCATCGAATGCGATCACCTCAGCCGTGGGCGGGCCTCCGCCGATCGTGAGATCGATGACCGGCACATCCACCGCCTTCACCACCGGGTAGATCATGCCGAAGGGGTCGAGCAGGGGGGACGGCGTGGCGATGGCACCGGACGTCGCGACCAGGACGACGGGCAGCGCAAGGCTGAACATCCAGTAGAAGAAGAACGCGACGTCCCCACCCCAACCGCGGGTGAAGGGCAAGGCGGCGAGCAAGGTTCGCACGGCGGCGGTCAGGGCCATGGCGGGGCCCGCGGTGAGCCACAAGCAGGCGGCCATCGAGGCGAAGTCCGGCACCAACGACAGCACCTGGGCGCCCGCGCGCAGGAACATCAGGATCGCGCCGGCCAGGGTCAGGCCGACCAGCAGCAACCACAGGGCAGCGCTGTCCGCCGCCCATTGCCCGAGGGTCATGGCCACGCGCGAGTGCGCGAGCGTATCGGTCACCTGCCAAGGACGCCGGCGCGT
Proteins encoded:
- a CDS encoding methyl-accepting chemotaxis protein, with the protein product MSNGIAPKKGGAAAFLRRLWGGAGDDKSARLAALDRVQAVIEFELDGTILTANDNFLAAVGYTREEIQGRHHRMFVDDAYAASQEYRDFWPQLATGELSTGRYARYTKDGREIWIQASYNPVLDASGRPYKIIKFATDVTAQVMSQRMLEAAVEEAQRVTDAARHGDLRQRITLDGKTGHIAALCTDINRFLDDNAAFLGEVANVFAGLSTGDLSKRIELQVGGAYADVRADANESCKKLGELLAEVSEAAVALEGASAEAQVGSEAVASTVQAMQQIAAKISVVDEIASQTDLLALNAAIEAARAGTNGKGFAVVAGEVRKLAERSQDASKGIGELARDSVATAEQAGQLLGAIVPSIKRVSQVVQEIAASSGHVSEARGQRGVDAVPLETHAEAHPAVELFEDEPSRSVG